GATAAAAAGCTGTATGACGGATATTCATTCCCAAAAAAAACAACACACGCAAACAACAACGACCTATAACTCATCGTTGCACATATTGAGAGAATTGCGCAAACAAGCCAAAACCCCTTGCTATTCATTTCAAGTAATACTTGGCAATCACCTGTTCAACAGAGTTTCTCAAGATATGAACATTAATTGGCTTTGGAATCAGCGTATAGGCATTTGCGCTTATCAAGTCTATCTGCAGTTCTTTTGTTACGTCCCCTGATATGAAAATACATGGAAGGGAAATATGAATCTCTTCCTTAATAATCTTAAACGTTTCAAGGCCACTATAATCGGGGAGGTGCACATCCAAAATCAACAAATGAACGGCTTCTTTTTTCGCAATGCTTACTGCCTCACGGCCGCAGCTAGCAAGATACGTGGTATAGCCCTCGGGCTCAAAAATATCCCTAAGACTGTCACGGCAAGACTTATCGTCGTCTGTTATGAGCAGCGAATAATGCCATATGCGTGGATCCAATAACGCAGCCATAAGTAAAATCCTTTTTCTATACTGTTCCGGTAGAAAAAACCTTACGAAAGAACAAGCAAACCATATACCACAACATCCCCTTCCTACCTAAAAACCTTGATATAACGATCTTCATCATCAACTATTTTTATGTTATCTTATACAACAAAAACGTATTCCTTTTCAAATTAATAATTTAGCGCTGCAACAATAAAACAACATTAAAATGTGTTTCTTAATTTTCTCACTTTCGCAACACGTTTTATCATTGTCATTTTGACATTTTTCCCGTTAAGAAATATTTTTTGCTGTCACTATGGCAGAAATGCACAGGAAAATCTATTTTCAGCATTACATCCTTGATTCACAAACGGTTGATCACTATAATTCTGTGCATTATCTATACGATAAAATCATCACGAAAACTACTGGGGCAAACCCGTAAAATATAAAGATCGAATCTTACCGGCACAAAGGAGGGTGTTTTTCATTTGCTAAAAAAGGTTATTTCACTACTCAATCTGATCAAGTTTTCACATACCGTTTTTTCTTTTCCCTTTGCGGTAATAAGCGCTTTTTTAGCGGCAGATGGGATGCCGGGCATGAAAAACCTATTATTCATTCTTGGCGCATTGATAGCTGCGCGAAGCGCTGCAATGTCTTTCAACCGATTGATAGATACCTCTTACGACATCCACAATCCCCGCACAACTTACCGTGTTGAATTGCAAAATAACATCGGGAAAAAGAATGTCTGGATATTCACCATCTTGTGCGCATTCCTCTTTATAACATTTACCTGGTTGCTCAATCGCCTGGCCTTTTATATGTCCCCCATCGCTCTCTTCATAATCTTTGGTTATTCCTACACAAAGCGGTTTACCAATTTATCTCATTTTGTACTCGGTGTTGCCCTGGCGCTCTCACCAGTAGGCGCGTGGGTGGGGATTCAGGGAACACTCACAATCGCACCTTTTCTCTTGGCATTTGCCGTAATCATGTGGACAGCAGGATTTGATATTATCTATGCCTGTCAAGACTTGAAACATGACATACAAACAGGATTGCATTCCCTACCGAAAAAACTTGGAATTAAAGGGGCATTGATACTATCCGGTATTTTACATGCTTTCATGGTAGCTACGCTATGCCTTTTGCCTTATTATTCCACGTTAGGGAGAATTTATTTGATTGGAGTATTCATCACCGCCGCTCTGCTCTTTTACGAACATACTCTTGTAAAACCAAAAGATCTTTCTAAGCTGAATACTGCTTTTTTTACCGTTAACGGGCTCATCAGCATGGGACTTATGGGTATAACGGTATTCGATATCCTTGTTTTCTGAAATCAGACAGGAAAAAGGAAACCAAGGCACACATTTATTTAA
Above is a genomic segment from Candidatus Brocadiaceae bacterium containing:
- the ubiA gene encoding putative 4-hydroxybenzoate polyprenyltransferase produces the protein MLKKVISLLNLIKFSHTVFSFPFAVISAFLAADGMPGMKNLLFILGALIAARSAAMSFNRLIDTSYDIHNPRTTYRVELQNNIGKKNVWIFTILCAFLFITFTWLLNRLAFYMSPIALFIIFGYSYTKRFTNLSHFVLGVALALSPVGAWVGIQGTLTIAPFLLAFAVIMWTAGFDIIYACQDLKHDIQTGLHSLPKKLGIKGALILSGILHAFMVATLCLLPYYSTLGRIYLIGVFITAALLFYEHTLVKPKDLSKLNTAFFTVNGLISMGLMGITVFDILVF
- a CDS encoding response regulator, translating into MAALLDPRIWHYSLLITDDDKSCRDSLRDIFEPEGYTTYLASCGREAVSIAKKEAVHLLILDVHLPDYSGLETFKIIKEEIHISLPCIFISGDVTKELQIDLISANAYTLIPKPINVHILRNSVEQVIAKYYLK